The DNA segment TACAATCTGTAACAAATTTGCAAATTGTTCTTAAAATACGTCAGGCAGATATCTTTCAATGATAGTGCATCTCCTCGTACAAACAATTATAGCGCGTCAGCACTTCCTCATAAACTATGAAATTTCTAAAACACGATAATTCCGTAggttgaaaaacatatataaacttCAAGAtggaaaacaagaaagtaggaagtataaatgagccgtgcctgGAAAAACCACCATCAGTGCTTGCGACCAGcaagatccagaccagccagcgccaTCCGCGCCAGTCTGGTACAGGAACCATGCAGATCGCTAACGGGTTTCTCAAATAGCCAAAGACTTTGACAggaaacagcatggatccaatACCAGACTGCGCGCGGATGGCGCAGGGCTGGTCAGGATCCCATGCTGGACGACAACCCAcaatgtaggttttctcatggcacggctcatatatagataAACTTAGAATATATCACATGCCATATACAATAAGACAGTATAAGATGTAGCAGCTATTGAGAATCAAAACTTACGACTTCCCATATAAGTCAAAGTATTTATTTGCTCTGTAGATCTTCACCTCTGTCAGATCTGGATAAACTGATTATCAACtcctaagtaatattaaaacatttgcaCATTATCAATAAGGAAAAAAGAAAGCcgtagaaataaaatataacgCTGAGATGGATAAACGTTCTGTACCATATTTAAGAATATACGCACAGGAGTTTGCAGCACTCTTGTCAATTTCAGGATTAGACAAAATAAATTGTCACAAACAGACATTCGGGTCTCATAGTATCTATAGTTTAAagacaggtattgcatcatcttttggtaaatttttgagTTACATGTATTGAgttaaatgtcagatttcacgcatagaATACCTTTCATGATTTCTGCATTTGATAACTTAGATTTCCATGAAAGAATATAACAAACTTCGAGGAAACAATGTAGGATTTACTTGCATGGTGAACCCTGAATCCCTAATTATGAAGTAATTATTTCCATTCGGCTATCttgctgaaaatgttttttttttccacttaatCGTAATGGAAACTGTTCTAGACTTCAGTTTAATGCAATTCAAATAAGTATGAATTGTTTTCAGCCAATAAGTTTCAGACAGTATCTCAGCAGCATGAACGCCGCATATGTCCTTACGTAGGGAACTGCATCTTGGGATGTAAACTTCCAAACATTGTCCTAATAATGAATAAAACGATCAACGGATACAGTAACCCAAGTAAAATTGTTGGCGTATATGACGAAACAGCgtcttattatgttaacaagaaatctctttaaaaaaagataaatggcgaatgtaaattaaagaaaacccCACATAGATACTTATACATGCTCTTCTTGTCCGCCCTGTGCAGGCGTGCTTAAAactgttatatttattttcaggatTTCACCCGGGGTATTTGAGGCCCACTTCTTCAGTTGCGTCTTTACAATAAGGCCTTGCTTTTCTGTACATTTAGTTGGATAGTCACAACACAATACTCTGGTGGTGCGctttaatgttattttagcaGACTAGGCTAAAATCGTCCACGTCTTTAAAGACCCGCCACAACCTAGTGGCCTTCTTCTTTCTCgtacatgaacttcgtgcaaattattttgattatactggtataatacagctattctacaaaatgacaggtggacaatttaggctaCTCCTGAATTAATgagttttcacaacttcatcttcaaacgtattcagtcaatcttttttcaatatagttttaaaaacataaaataataactaCCTTACACTGTAGGAACAAAGTGTGTTCTTAACTCatcttaatacatcaagtacatCCATATTGcaacattaatttcaaaatatatctagACATTAATCACATCGTCTTGGCCTTATCTATGCCATTGTCAATTTGTAAccagatacttgtatttctcagtTGTTTCATGCaaataatgtataattaccaacatggaaatacaaaagaaatacagttattttgtggcgcgtccctttaatgaaagttttattttgtgtcatTTAAGACAAATCACGAGTTATCGTGTTTAGAACCTGGTATGCCAAGTAAATTATGTAGTTTTTGCAATCTCTGCCTCGCTCTAATTCggcaaaatatgtattaaagaaataataaagtaaCATTATTCTCGAGGATCAGTATTATGCAGATTCTAACAATAAATTAGCAACCACCCACTTTAATCTCTTGTTATTAAATATATCAGTTATTCAGAACTTAAGAAGAAATAGCCTTGCAAGTGAACCAAACATTTTTACATATGAAAGTATTAACCTGAAATCTCGGGGAACCGACGCTTCGACTAATCGACACAGACATAACACGTGATTTTTACTGGCTTTCCCGCGCGTTTTTTCCATAGACGATAAAGCGAGTTTTCATTGGTCTAGGGAGACGAGCTTAGTTTGCATATTGAGTGAAAACAGATGGCCGAAAAAGAAAGAGTGAttttaacttgtccaaatagtgtcttattatatTTAACTAGACATATTATCTTGTCAATGCATAGTGCTAACTTGTGAAAACAGCgctttattatgttaaaaagcaaTGTTATGATGTCAAGATGTGGTTTTtacttgtccaaatagtgtctAATTATGTTAActagctatgttatcatgtcaaagtaagATCTTGTTTGCATAGTGTATTATCATGTTAAAAAGCTATGCTATCTTGCTAAAGTATcgtgtgatcttgtctacagagcgtgttatcaggaaggtctaatatcgtactgtttacaatatttaaatgttagtttttcattttactgCAAATAAACCCCATAACTCACAACAATGATATTATTTCTGCAAAGTGCAGGTATTTTTGAAATGTGTACCTAACACAAATCAGACTATCATCCAAAATGTTacaccacaaaataaaactaacaagTGCTGGGGAAATTCCCCGAAAACcgggattttaaaatattttctatttttagtaaatgaccttgaccctagtggccaaaaaatcaaaaattccctaatatttttttcctattaCGCTACCTACATACAAAGTTCCATTCCTAACAAGAGCTTTTGAGCGGaaagtgatttttcaattttttatggaattgcacactagtgtatcattgaataTCCATATACATCACAGTACGAACACCTCTGCAGATGTCTCCGAATTGTACTTGGTACTTATAACAtgggtaaatgttgagttctgttcaacccgggacCAGAGAGCGTGACCGGTTGCATGCatatccactaccgtccatgaacaaacactatcaaaccgagcctgcagcatttcatttttgtcgtgttgagcgagcTTTTGATTTCCCACTTTTTCCTGTATTCTCTGATTATAGCACAGATGACCCAAAGATACACCCAAAACTAGTCTTCAAAAAAACCAATCTGTACACTAAGTTTGGTGAGAGTATGCCAATCGAAACTGAATttataaactggaaacaaactttttGTTGATTCAAGCAAAAAATCTATTTTagcaactgtgaccttgaccttgaccctatggcactaaatatttttataatgaaaaaagaGGAAAAATGTAAGCCCGACAGGGATTCGAATTACTACATGTCCACAGACCAAAAGCCGATACTTGGATTAACTGTAATCACTCAAAGGCCAAGATTCAATTCAATATCTCAATCCAACTCACATTTAATAAACTGGAAACCACATTTTTATAATGATACTAGCAAAACACCTATTTTAgtaactgtgatcttgaccttgatccAATGGAATTAAAACATTTCTTATCACAAGAAAGGTTAGGCGCTCATCGGGATTTGAACCGCGGCCCATCCGTTCCACAGCACAAAAAGTAGCTTTTGTCCAACGGTCTAGACTACTGCGCCACGGTGAAATTGTCTAAGTATGCACAATAAATCAGTTTCCTGACTTTAAACCTGACCTAACTGACCCATGTTGCAATCCTAGCCTTGTGTTTTCTATATGCTAGTTATataccaagtttaatttcaaaccatcaatcaaaacttaaaatattgagtggaagctttgttttattttattaagtaacaatgaccttgacattgactccACAAATCGACAAATACAATCGAACCTTGATCTTACTATAAGCTATCATTTAGGCAAAGTTTCAATACAATACCTCAATACAAACCCAAGGTATTGAAAGGGGAGATACATTTTGAAGACGATTctaagaaagaaaatatatatttagtaacTGTGAACTTGACTTTGGCCCAATGgaattaaaatgtcatttgtgcaggaaagaagtgtttaccataatgtccagtacttagtttcatttagataaataatatgaattatgtcggggtcgcatgtagcagcagccgcatatactttacatgcagtcctaatgttgccttttccgaaaaacattttctttccttcttgtcttctttccttttttaaagattttccagagggggtccggacccccggccacgccccccccccccacacacacccctggatccgcgcatggtgacatatcatgctttctgtttatgcaggtaaacttgtgtttggttaaatttcaacagagcacaattgtctgaacagtgtacaaactcattactgtttttttttcaggcaagggtggaaaaaaagtggtagacaatgaaagcagtaacatttttattaaaaaaaataaacaatgagacaaacatttccaacatctttggacggttcaaaaatcccatgttaaacatacgataaagcccgaaacgcgtgaaaatgttccgaatgtaaatcgggtgaagtaggcgctctatgtatagagttagattttgcgtctagatactgtaccagaggggtcggtcagtTGTGTGTTATTGATTGAActggcgagtctacttacttattacttgaggatgaaaaaaaaacaacaacgtgtCTTAAACAAGgggggtggcggttgaactactaaaagtacaacaacagttaattcacaacaaatcgtacggtatgttttataatcagtagaagctagtcgtatttacgcttatgagacctgtttcacccataagtaaagaattcacaggtccatcatgaaatattttccccagcgcgcatgtacttgtcctattcaatatgatcgcggcgaTCAATAATCCAGAGGTCGCCTACATTTATTGGCACACATCGCATCGTTGTATGGTAAATGTGCATGTTATCAGATGTTACCCATAGGAAACGTGCATTGTGACACGGCATTAGAACGTGAAGCATAACTTCAAAAAGTAACACTGTACTATCTGAATATTCCAAGTACTAGTTATAAGATATACATCGGCATCGTGgaatagaaatttatattttggtatgaaatacatggtttttttttgtttaaagattaCCGTTTTTTTTCAAGCTAAATACAcccatttgttttatatttttacgtgAACTTCTAAATCGTGGTCTATTTCATTATCTAAGTAAATGTAAGGTTAACATAAGCATTTTGCTACACCACTTTGTATACAACGATTGCATTGGatgaaatttaataaatagtTCTAACGGAGTTAGCTGGCTTTTCCAAAACTGGACCACTAAGATCACAACGCTTGAATGTACGAATGTttacagacgtcgcgtcgtcattcttttAGATTAGACTGGACTTTAGTCTTAAAAACATTCATCATGATAATACGCATGCTATTCCAATAGTTAGTTTATCGTTATAAACTTAAAACGTCAAAATATGCAAAACTATATCGGTGTATACAATGTTAAACAAAGgcaaaacaaaattgtatttaattGATATTAAAGTAGTTTCCCATTTGGTatgtacggaagagcattagtgccaggtgcgtttttttatcaactcgaaatttcgagttagtaactcgaaatttcgagttaataagtcggaatttcgagttactatcttgcccttttatccacaaaatttgaacgtctgtccgtctgtcaaaggccaaaaatgtaatggacgacttttgactcttcgaagtggaatcatctatctacacatccatatattgtatcgaacatgtagggacttgaacataagtatactaccatacatcaatgtatgacctaccatagcctctagagctactccagatttcaaactgtatccaggatatataccttcatttacatgtatagtatgttcaggtggtaggggTTTGAATACTTCCTAGTCACTTTGTATGACCACTCCTCGAAATCTAGACCTGTCCAGGTACCcgatcttggtcagactcataaCTTCACGCTCATTTAGGGTATGCCTATACTTCattgccatatgggctcaaactaggtcgaaaaccttccagacttaaacatggtttaggcacctggggtcttcctccaacataaaagctgggaagtcgccatattacctaaaattgtgtcggtgcgacgttaaacctagcaaaataaataaataaataaacatggctTAAATAGCgatattttctatgagcaaacgctgcccggcCATCTTAACCATATGACCCTGTAGGACTACacgatggatacaccaggtacctaatcttggcaaagacctatacatcaacgtaaactactgtagttagtaactcgaaatttcgagatacgttaTTAGAAATTTCGCGTTATtaaaataacatacacctggcactaatgctcttccgtataaATCACATTGTTAAAAATATCGTGTAAAAATAACATTGtggttcaatttctgcgcatctgaactctgaaccgtgataactCAGGTGACAAAACACTTGATTCTTGCATGGTCagtgaaatgttttgataaaacttttgcTGGGCTTTATTTATCCAAATAGTAATAAACTGGACGtaatgcggcaatttgacgtcataattgacttCATAATTCTCACTTACGggtccgcgcgtcaaccattgtttatcgcagaatatacagagatTGACCTTCTTTTTGTTTAACTGGCAACCAAAtccagccatgttagaatgtgcAATATGTTCAATGGTAAATTGCTCATTTTTTTATATGTGATCGATTTATTAACTGTTTCTAGTCTTGTATTTGCTGCGTACCCAGGAAGACTTTGTGacaatatgtatgatataatattgtttgtatttttctatgaaagGTTCCCCTCAATTATTCTTTTTGTGACTATGAAGCTTTTAATTTAAATAGTAAGTGCCCGGATACTCGTAACTAGCCAATATAATAACACATTAATCACAGTAATGCCACAAAATATACACAATCTATTTCCATataccgattacctcccttttaactgatttaagttttgtttttcagaaaaaatgacaTATTCGATCGCAGATAATGTCACAAAATTGTAAATACTATTGTCTAAAGGGTTTTGTAtggaaaaatgaatattatatcacATATATTTTACGGTAGTTTTGATAAAAAGGAAGGATCGACAActgtatatttgaaatatatgatttatttattgtttcaattttgtattcctataaagataaattatataacaattttgtcaggtttcattaaaaacataccTACTAAGAgcgtttttattaaaataatggaAGTCGTTATGCATGGATGAACTTGacagtaaacatatttttgttactataaatagaaagatattaacatAAAACGCCGAAATCCCCAAAatcgtatttttaaaaataaaactgatcgAAATATGACGATTTTTAACGAAATCTGCTGAAAATATCCATAATACGAGTTATCTGTCCCTGACAAAAGGACGTGccaaaagtcagtgttccatatccatatttctattttacataaccttcaatcattttatgttcatggttTGTCTCTACTATAAAGTGCAcgatcgaatgacttataagcgtAGCTAATACAAATGATGCTTAAATAAAGCCGTTTATTAAACCAACATTGTAATGTACTTGAAAACGTGGTAATTTAAGAGTATCATGAAAGTTGGAATGTACTCAAAACCAAAGCAGTCCATTCATAAAATTTTACATCTTGATTCATATATGCTGTCTGACTGGTACAGAAATAAGCCGTGCCATACTGGGTAAAGAGTAAAATGTTAGCAAACACATGCATTTGTCATTATACCAGAtattatatagcgcccttttcatcaTAAACACGTCCAAAAACGTTGTACATATTGATCTACAATTCATGTCCGTAttggtcattttcattttttacagcAAAGTAGAACCACGAAATTTTTTCAAGCATGTTTTCGCTTATTTTCAGTGACGACTCTTCCAGAGAATCCAAAATCTTCCGAAGGCCGGTGTAGACTTTCTGATATGTGTTAAATACACCTGTTACTAAAACTCCAAGGCTATGCAAAAACCGTTCCTATCAAAATTTCTCATATTGAAAGGACTGCCTAACATGTCTTGGCAAAATTTAATGACGCTCTCTGGTGTAAATATATAATCAGTCAGTGTTACCATATCTTTAAGCTGTGCCATACTAACATCTAACACTTTGCAGCTTTTTCCGAGAGTTTCGTCATCAAGTCCAAGTTCTTTCCGATAAAAAGAAATTTCATCCATGAGCACATCCCCGTCAATGAAATGCTTTGCACCTGGAGCGGTAGAAATTGTTGCCTTTAATGCGACAAACAGCACGCGCTTCCTTCAAAcgtgtatctttttttaaatgacttcttccgTTGTCGTTTTAAAACTCAGAATCAATGAAGTCTATTTTGCGTTGGATGCAGCCGGTAATAGGTCCATCTGAAGTCTCCCAAACTCGAAATCGTAGTGTATATGACTGTCGATCAAGTATATCCATTCCACGTCTACATCTAACTTACTTAAACTCTCAACGCATTCTGTACGGATTGTTTGGAGTACTTCTTCTCTTGTTTGAACTGTTCTTTCATTTTCGACGTCAAAGCCAATTTTTGACCGAACTAGAAAAAATGGCTTTTTAAAGCCTTTTAATTTTCCAACTAATTTTGCATCGTTCTCTGAAAATCAATTGGAACATACAATCACAAAGAAGTCGAATTTGTCAAAGCCTATTTGTCCGTCATATGTCTCAGCTGGCATTGCCATTGTACCCATCCCGGGAAGATCCCAGAGATGTATACTTTCATTATCGGGATGACTGTACGGAACTATATCTTTCGTCGTTTCTGTCGTGCCTTCCTTCGCTACATTCTTCTCTGACTGATAGATACCTCGCATAGCATTGATAAAACTAGACTTTCCAGCGCCACTGTTTCCAGTGACTGCAATATGTACGTGGACCTTTTTCCATTTTTCTAGATTATCCGCTATGTATTCTTTAAGTCCATGAACTCCATCGCGTTCGAGAACATGgtaagtatttttatgtatttcattttcgtagTAATCAGTCATTTGAATATAGTATTACAACCTTGAAATAACAACTGTCATATATGTTATGTGCGATAGGATATCTTGTGCGCGTAAACATTTTACCACAGGCGTTTGAAGTTTGGGCCAGTTTATTATCCAAACAAATTTTTTATTCCAGATACTGAATGTAAAATGCATGTATGTTCAATTAATTCGTAATGCTGGGCATGTAGTCAGAATATGCAACAAAAAGAATTCATTaacaatcattttttaaaaaagaatgctaacggaaaaactgaaataattttgttggtgtgatgttagacccaacaaaaaagaacaaatcaCTTACCATGTGACCAAAGTTGTTTCAATGTGACTTAAAACCCCAAGAAAAAACAGACCCATGCACTATGGACACGTCATTTTACTcgaaaacaacgaaaaagacctAAACTTTCGATGGCTAGTGGTGTTCTTTATACCTTGTTTTCTGAAAATCCACAATACCCTCTTCTACTTTGACCTTTATGTATCTcgtttatgaaaaataaactctTGTTTTATCTTCGCCGTTACAAAATGATTGTTATCTGTATGTATAGTTTACATGTATCTGATTATATATCAAATGCTAACGTTAAGTAAACAATGTACAGGTCCGTCTCAAATTTTAACTGCATGGTGATTTGTTTCATAATTTCTCGCATTATTGATGGGTAAAGAGTAAGAACCATGACGTTACCTTGTTTAATTTCTAAATTATCTGTCTCtattaaatctaaattttcaGATAAATAACGTCAAAACTATCGAATTGGTTTTGCTGAACTTCAGACAATGACCGAGGACGTTGAGTGGAAGTGCACTATATGTAATAACCCTAACTCTACCAtgcttaattttttaattttctatctATATCAAAACAAGTTGTTATTATGCTTGTCAGGAACATGACTAAAACGGTTAAAGGGATTAAGTTGTCATATTACATGTTGATAACTATTTTTCTCCTTTGATATTTTGTCCGACCTGGttctggttgaaaaaaaaaacaactttcttGTACTGCTATTCTGATTTACTTTGCAGACTTCTATTTAGGTATATAAAAATATTGGCTTGTACTCAGAAAATGGATCGTGTACCTTTGCGcgaaagaaaattttgaaggcCATTTTGGATTTCTTGGAGTGTACCAGAAATTGAGACTATCGGCCTCGATTTTGTTGCACCTCAGACAACCACCTACATTATTAGGGGACATCTCATGCACACAGAACCCCCCTCAGATATTAGATGATTTTAGAATCATtgctttaaacttgaaataaagaGGTCCATACAAGGATTCTACAGACAATGTTTTGTGAATATCTTGAGAATAAGTGTTTTCTATTCTTAGCTGCTGCAGTCCATAAAAGGGACAATGATTCTACATTGCCCCTTTTAAGGAGCCTCCAGAAACAAAAGTCTCTGAAAGACTTCTGATACACTATTGGTGGGAATCAATGTTCTGTGGCACTTTATACTATACGACTTACAATCCGTTTTAAATATCAACGTCACTGCGATCTTAACATTTGATCTATTGACAAAAACATAAGGGATGCACTTCAAGTAGTGCTTAGTTatcctgtaaagtttgaaaaCTGTAACTATTATACTTTCTGACTTAGGGTTTAGAAACGCAGAATGTagacgaacgaacggatggacactGCCATATTACGTCacttttctaaatttcaaaatgaaaagcaagacaaaTACGAAAAACTGGGCAAATGAGCGGTCCAAGTATACTGACTGGTAAAATTGATTTTTGGAGAGGGGAGGGGGTGAGGACAATACGGAGCTGAATGATTGATTTATAGTTATTTATGTGATTTCAAATTTGGTTCTGGGCCAATACGACTATATTCGAAAAACTGAGGAAATTTGAAATCACATCATATATTTTAGTGGTGGCCTTTTACTTTTTTCGGGAAAATCACGGCCCAAAGTAGGAAAATGCTGTAAAACAAAGGCCAATAAAATAATTAAGCAAGTAAAGAAAGGTATAATAacaccccccacccaccccaacccccgcacacacacacctTAGACAATTTTCTAAGTGGCTTCCTTTGTAATCAGCTATCTTCAGTCGATGACCATCTGCATCACTGCCGACACTGTTCACCAAAACTGCATCCACGTCTAAGCACTATGTCTgaatatatgcaacataaatggAAATTGAAAGTCAGGGGGAAAAGTTTACCTGTTAGGCCCACATAGGGAGCGAATCATTCGGTTTCACAAATCCCGTAAAAAGAATCTGGATGAAAGCTTACGCTTTTTCCGTTTACAGGAAGGAAATCAACTTCGTTAACTCG comes from the Mercenaria mercenaria strain notata chromosome 9, MADL_Memer_1, whole genome shotgun sequence genome and includes:
- the LOC128559226 gene encoding interferon-inducible GTPase 1-like; the protein is MTDYYENEIHKNTYHVLERDGVHGLKEYIADNLEKWKKVHVHIAVTGNSGAGKSSFINAMRGIYQSEKNVAKEGTTETTKDIVPYSHPDNESIHLWDLPGMGTMAMPAETYDGQIGFDKFDFFVIVCSN